From Natrinema amylolyticum, the proteins below share one genomic window:
- a CDS encoding universal stress protein, producing MSYDRNTREGNPHEVIEAYVAEHDTDLVVMEASGRSGLKERLLGNTSDRVIRTVDTSVLLARP from the coding sequence ATCAGCTACGACCGAAACACTCGTGAGGGCAATCCACACGAGGTGATCGAGGCGTACGTCGCCGAACACGATACCGATCTCGTCGTCATGGAGGCAAGCGGTCGTTCTGGATTGAAAGAACGGCTACTCGGCAATACGTCCGATCGGGTCATTCGCACAGTAGATACGTCTGTACTGCTAGCACGGCCGTGA
- a CDS encoding sodium:calcium antiporter: MPGLLGSLILAVVAALVIWKGSGYFEQAAERLSKHYGLPVAVHGAIVVAIGSSFPEISSLVISTIVHGEFSLGVGAIVGSAIFNLLVIPALSALSSEELEATRDLIHKDAQFYVISVLVLFIIFALGATYVPGGTNRAAILTPTLALLPLATYGIYVFLHQQDASEHVADDSLDVRPAREWGALAVGLLVIAVGVEGIVRAALSLGAIFDTPSFLWGLTVIAAGTSLPDAFVSVRAAQNDDSVTSLTNVLGSNTFNLLVAIPVGVLLAGSATINFLAAIPTMGFLAFATLVFIVFTRTHLELTDFEAYGFLGLYGLFLLWMILESMGVIETIQGI, translated from the coding sequence ATGCCAGGACTGCTTGGTTCCCTCATTCTCGCAGTCGTCGCAGCACTCGTCATCTGGAAGGGAAGCGGATACTTCGAGCAAGCGGCAGAGCGACTGAGTAAGCACTATGGGTTACCGGTTGCCGTCCATGGGGCCATCGTCGTTGCCATCGGCTCAAGTTTCCCCGAAATCAGTTCTCTCGTTATCAGTACGATCGTTCACGGCGAGTTCTCTCTCGGTGTCGGAGCGATCGTCGGGAGCGCCATCTTCAACCTCCTCGTGATTCCGGCTCTCTCAGCCCTCTCTAGTGAGGAACTGGAAGCGACCCGCGACCTCATTCACAAAGACGCCCAGTTCTACGTCATTAGCGTTCTCGTCCTGTTCATCATTTTCGCACTCGGTGCGACCTACGTTCCAGGGGGAACGAATCGCGCTGCGATCCTGACGCCTACGTTGGCTCTACTCCCACTCGCCACGTACGGAATTTACGTCTTTCTCCACCAACAGGATGCCAGTGAACACGTTGCTGACGATTCTCTCGATGTACGTCCGGCCCGAGAATGGGGAGCGCTTGCAGTGGGTCTACTTGTCATTGCCGTCGGCGTTGAGGGAATCGTCCGTGCCGCCCTCTCACTTGGAGCAATCTTCGACACACCGAGTTTCCTGTGGGGGTTGACCGTTATCGCTGCCGGAACGAGTCTGCCCGACGCATTCGTCAGTGTTCGCGCCGCTCAGAATGACGACAGCGTCACCAGTCTTACGAACGTTCTCGGAAGTAATACGTTTAACCTCCTGGTCGCTATCCCTGTCGGTGTCCTCTTAGCGGGGTCTGCGACCATCAACTTCCTCGCGGCGATCCCAACGATGGGATTTCTCGCGTTCGCTACGCTCGTATTTATCGTGTTCACTCGTACTCACCTCGAACTCACCGACTTCGAAGCATACGGTTTCCTCGGACTGTATGGGCTGTTCCTTCTCTGGATGATTCTCGAATCGATGGGCGTTATCGAGACTATCCAGGGAATTTAA
- a CDS encoding ZIP family metal transporter: protein MVGTLAQALSYTMLAVVAALVGGILAVYRTPGPQMESNVQHFAAGVVFAAVAAELLPDVHTRAPTVVVIGFAIGVATMLGIHRLSKYVEKRGIGGKMAGAAGLLITVSIDMLIDGVLIGVTFLAEAATGVLIAVALAIEVLFLGVTGVIALPEETSTLKKLAVPAGFGILLLSGVTTGVLVFDGVTGAPIALVLAFGSAALLYLVTEELLVKAQKVPETPTSTTLFFVGFLLIFLLDMLH from the coding sequence ATGGTTGGGACCCTAGCTCAGGCGCTTTCGTACACGATGTTGGCGGTCGTCGCCGCGCTCGTCGGAGGGATTCTGGCTGTCTACCGTACACCGGGACCACAAATGGAGAGTAATGTCCAGCACTTCGCGGCTGGCGTCGTATTCGCCGCCGTCGCCGCTGAACTTCTCCCTGATGTCCATACACGGGCTCCAACCGTGGTTGTCATTGGATTTGCGATCGGTGTCGCCACCATGCTTGGCATCCATCGACTCAGTAAGTACGTCGAAAAGCGAGGTATCGGCGGAAAGATGGCGGGTGCCGCTGGCCTGCTGATCACCGTGAGTATCGACATGCTGATCGATGGCGTCCTGATCGGTGTGACGTTTCTGGCGGAGGCGGCCACGGGAGTTCTCATTGCAGTGGCACTCGCAATCGAGGTCCTCTTTCTCGGCGTAACCGGCGTCATAGCACTCCCGGAAGAGACGAGTACGCTGAAGAAACTCGCCGTCCCCGCCGGGTTCGGGATTCTACTGTTAAGCGGAGTGACCACTGGCGTACTCGTGTTCGACGGCGTTACGGGCGCTCCAATCGCTCTCGTACTCGCGTTCGGATCTGCTGCTCTCCTTTATTTGGTAACCGAGGAACTCCTCGTCAAAGCCCAGAAGGTACCGGAAACACCGACATCCACGACGCTGTTCTTCGTCGGATTTCTTCTCATCTTTCTCCTCGATATGTTGCACTGA
- a CDS encoding universal stress protein — protein sequence MYRDVLIPTDGSDASVTALDHGMEIASSMGAEVHLLHVVDVGTEMSASAVGDIADDLTEALDEEAEEALEQAEQMADEAGVTSERAVLEGFPEDAIPQYSADNGIDLIVIGESEDSTLTERLFGSTTEDVLESVTTSVLVARE from the coding sequence GTGTACCGCGACGTCCTTATCCCGACGGATGGCTCTGACGCGAGCGTCACAGCGCTGGATCACGGGATGGAAATCGCGTCGAGTATGGGTGCCGAGGTGCATCTCCTGCACGTTGTAGACGTCGGGACAGAGATGTCCGCATCTGCCGTTGGCGACATCGCGGATGACCTCACCGAAGCACTCGATGAGGAAGCGGAAGAGGCGCTCGAGCAGGCCGAGCAAATGGCCGACGAGGCTGGAGTCACGTCCGAACGAGCCGTTCTCGAAGGATTTCCAGAAGACGCAATACCTCAGTATAGCGCCGATAACGGGATCGACCTCATCGTGATCGGAGAAAGCGAGGATTCGACCCTCACAGAACGACTCTTCGGGAGCACGACGGAGGACGTTCTCGAGTCGGTGACTACCTCGGTGCTGGTCGCTCGGGAATGA
- a CDS encoding CNNM domain-containing protein, whose amino-acid sequence MQAPEILLRLVAGAALILANGFFVTIEFALTRARQYSEAEFMEPGLERAWEMTEDLEIYLTGCQVGITAASIALGIVAEPALAALFEPLFGGTVLASIGAGVILAYIIVSLVHKVYGEQAPTYLGVERSKQVCRYGATPLYWFTWVIRPILRVGDWVAKGTLSLFGVEMTGAWLESDGEDIEGRADLHRQLGSILDDSEVSEERRQEVMNALVVEEIPIRDTMVPREEIVTLSTNNTPEENLAVIEEHPHLRFPLVGEDIDDFQGVVYLAAVTNQFEAFKNGDIDIEDLAEPPMTLPADEEISNAIDRFQTENQELALVTEEGRVVGLLTSTDAFEEVMGELEDPIDAYQREQRGDDASGLDSQSDPA is encoded by the coding sequence ATGCAAGCACCCGAAATCCTCCTTCGTCTCGTCGCGGGTGCCGCGTTGATTCTCGCCAACGGGTTTTTCGTCACTATCGAGTTCGCGCTAACTCGCGCCCGACAGTATTCCGAAGCCGAGTTCATGGAACCCGGTCTCGAACGCGCGTGGGAGATGACCGAGGACCTCGAAATCTATCTCACCGGGTGTCAGGTCGGCATCACCGCCGCTAGCATCGCACTGGGTATCGTCGCCGAACCCGCACTCGCAGCGCTGTTCGAGCCGTTGTTCGGCGGGACGGTTCTCGCGTCGATCGGCGCGGGCGTGATCTTGGCGTACATCATCGTGAGCCTGGTACACAAGGTCTATGGCGAACAGGCCCCCACCTACCTCGGCGTCGAGCGCTCGAAACAGGTCTGCCGCTACGGCGCGACGCCGCTGTATTGGTTCACGTGGGTCATTCGACCGATTCTCCGCGTCGGTGACTGGGTGGCGAAAGGGACGCTTTCGCTGTTTGGCGTCGAGATGACCGGTGCGTGGCTCGAATCCGACGGCGAGGATATCGAGGGGCGTGCGGACCTCCACCGACAGCTCGGGTCGATACTTGACGACAGCGAGGTTTCCGAAGAGCGTCGTCAGGAAGTGATGAACGCGTTGGTGGTCGAGGAAATCCCCATCCGTGACACCATGGTGCCGCGTGAGGAGATCGTCACGCTCTCGACCAACAATACCCCTGAGGAAAACCTCGCGGTCATCGAGGAGCATCCACATCTCCGCTTTCCGCTGGTCGGCGAGGACATTGACGATTTCCAAGGGGTCGTTTACCTCGCGGCGGTCACAAACCAGTTCGAGGCGTTCAAAAACGGCGACATCGACATCGAAGACCTCGCCGAGCCACCGATGACGCTGCCGGCCGACGAGGAAATCAGCAACGCTATCGACCGCTTCCAGACGGAAAATCAGGAGCTCGCGCTCGTCACTGAGGAGGGACGGGTCGTCGGCCTGCTAACCTCGACGGACGCCTTCGAGGAAGTGATGGGCGAACTCGAGGACCCAATTGACGCCTACCAGCGCGAACAACGCGGGGACGACGCATCGGGACTAGACTCCCAGAGCGACCCGGCTTGA
- a CDS encoding CNNM domain-containing protein, whose translation MTALEASIRLIAGLLLILANGFFVAIEFALTRARQYSEAEFVEPGRTALERAWEMTQNLEIYLTSCQIGITFSSIAVGIVAEPALTAIFEPLFGGTVLASVGAGAILAFLIVNLVHLTHGEQTPTYLGVERSKLVCRYCATPLYWWTRAIWPIIKFGDGAAKWTLSLFGVEMTGAWLETEADVMQGRAGLYKRFGSALEEGELSEERRQEVMNALAVGEIPVEVIMVPREEIIALSTENTPEENLELIEKHSHSRYPVVGEDMDDFRGIVYLPTITNHFEELMSGDIGIEDIAASPMTLPAKEEINDAIDRFQTENQELALVTKGGEIVGLLTSTGAFEEVMGDLEDPIDERAGRARRGADPTGT comes from the coding sequence ATGACCGCGCTCGAAGCCTCCATCAGGCTTATCGCCGGTCTATTACTCATTCTCGCCAACGGGTTTTTCGTCGCCATCGAGTTCGCGCTAACCCGCGCCCGACAGTATTCCGAAGCGGAGTTCGTGGAACCCGGAAGAACCGCTCTCGAACGCGCGTGGGAGATGACTCAGAATTTGGAGATCTATTTGACCAGTTGCCAGATCGGGATTACGTTCTCGAGCATCGCGGTCGGTATCGTCGCCGAACCCGCGCTCACGGCCATCTTCGAACCGCTGTTCGGTGGGACGGTTCTCGCATCGGTCGGCGCAGGGGCCATCCTCGCGTTTCTCATCGTCAACCTCGTCCATCTGACCCACGGCGAGCAGACCCCTACCTATCTCGGCGTTGAGCGCTCGAAACTGGTCTGTCGGTACTGTGCGACGCCGCTGTACTGGTGGACGCGAGCCATCTGGCCGATCATCAAGTTTGGAGACGGGGCGGCGAAATGGACGCTTTCGCTGTTCGGCGTCGAGATGACCGGCGCGTGGCTCGAAACCGAAGCCGACGTCATGCAGGGGCGTGCGGGCCTCTACAAGCGCTTCGGCTCGGCTCTCGAAGAGGGAGAACTCTCCGAGGAACGCCGGCAGGAGGTCATGAACGCGCTGGCCGTTGGCGAAATCCCGGTCGAGGTGATCATGGTTCCGCGCGAGGAGATCATCGCGCTCTCGACCGAGAACACCCCCGAGGAGAACCTCGAGCTCATCGAGAAACACTCCCATTCTCGCTACCCCGTGGTCGGCGAGGACATGGACGACTTCCGCGGCATCGTCTATCTCCCGACGATCACGAACCATTTCGAGGAACTCATGAGCGGTGACATCGGCATCGAAGATATCGCCGCGTCGCCGATGACGCTCCCGGCCAAGGAGGAAATCAACGACGCCATTGATCGCTTCCAGACGGAAAATCAGGAGCTCGCCCTCGTCACTAAGGGCGGCGAGATCGTTGGTCTCCTGACCTCGACGGGCGCCTTCGAGGAGGTCATGGGCGACCTCGAAGATCCGATAGACGAGCGGGCCGGACGCGCGCGCCGCGGTGCGGACCCGACCGGGACCTGA
- a CDS encoding twin-arginine translocation signal domain-containing protein, with translation MPEKQRNLVLSNSDDSRRSFMKKGALATGALALGASGTAMAQEDDGVFGDLDDAWKALIQVDNFHPNARFTFVSGVIEWSPNYGDVQDSWFSDYNTYQIRWLNTDEVVPLYVAHDANIGEYDEELGFIPDADDDQNQPQLFEMNQEWTPFSDNNRLITVNASPVSEDEEDNILDTEDWWQNTE, from the coding sequence ATGCCAGAGAAACAGAGGAATCTAGTCCTCAGTAATTCGGACGATTCGCGTCGATCCTTCATGAAGAAGGGTGCGCTCGCGACAGGCGCACTTGCCCTCGGTGCATCGGGAACTGCGATGGCGCAGGAAGACGACGGAGTCTTCGGCGATCTTGACGACGCCTGGAAAGCGCTCATTCAGGTCGATAACTTCCATCCGAACGCCCGGTTCACGTTCGTCTCAGGGGTTATCGAGTGGTCGCCGAACTACGGCGATGTGCAGGACAGCTGGTTCTCGGACTACAACACATATCAGATTCGGTGGCTCAATACCGACGAGGTCGTTCCGTTGTATGTCGCACACGACGCAAATATCGGCGAGTATGACGAAGAGCTTGGATTCATCCCCGACGCCGACGATGATCAGAACCAACCGCAGTTGTTCGAGATGAACCAAGAATGGACTCCATTTAGCGACAACAACCGGCTCATCACCGTCAACGCCAGTCCGGTTAGCGAGGACGAGGAAGACAATATTCTCGACACAGAAGACTGGTGGCAAAATACTGAGTAG
- a CDS encoding FkbM family methyltransferase, whose protein sequence is MRFQPSERELSFSRGSVSAVQIEYGDYVELNRVGSESSLITELCSRASSDDVFFDIGANLGVVSAAVATHTRATVHSFEPNESTAAKCWETLRRNGVEPSVFEVALSDENGTGRLEAPWEHGQTAVSDDGSIEATLRRVDDFVDDADLPTPTLVKIDVEGHEAAVLNGLKRTLSKQQCRTIFCEVHDERGIEVEEVSSPLRRYGFSVTEFETRKYTTMLVAEK, encoded by the coding sequence ATGCGGTTCCAGCCGTCTGAGCGGGAACTGTCGTTTTCTCGTGGTAGTGTCTCAGCTGTGCAAATAGAGTATGGCGACTACGTAGAGTTGAACCGGGTCGGATCGGAATCGAGCCTGATCACCGAGCTGTGTTCACGCGCCAGCTCGGACGATGTCTTCTTCGACATCGGGGCGAACCTCGGGGTGGTCTCCGCCGCGGTCGCCACGCACACCAGGGCGACGGTCCACTCGTTCGAACCGAACGAATCGACGGCAGCGAAGTGTTGGGAAACGTTGCGACGCAACGGGGTCGAGCCGTCAGTATTCGAAGTCGCTCTGTCGGACGAAAACGGCACCGGACGCCTCGAAGCACCGTGGGAACACGGGCAAACCGCTGTGTCGGATGACGGTAGTATCGAGGCCACTCTCCGACGGGTGGACGATTTCGTCGACGACGCCGACCTCCCCACTCCCACTCTCGTCAAGATCGACGTCGAGGGACACGAAGCGGCAGTGTTGAACGGACTCAAACGCACACTGTCCAAACAGCAGTGTCGGACGATCTTCTGCGAGGTACACGACGAGCGCGGTATTGAGGTAGAGGAGGTATCTTCGCCACTCAGGCGCTATGGGTTCTCGGTGACGGAGTTTGAGACGAGAAAGTACACAACGATGCTCGTCGCCGAAAAATAG
- a CDS encoding phosphotransferase family protein yields MNENNTTDEDITAGLTYAFPEREIEAVRPAGLSWNDLNETVRVEFADGRSAFLKVARDDDGSRITRECAVIDYVDTCCDVDVPTVVASDATSEPPYLATAPMCERTLASQWEELSRTERTTVLRQVGGAIAEVHSQKFDHHGHIVDGDADGFVVDTGSWTTILVERIEMMRELASADRFEHYFDEVVEAVNTNHERLDLAPATLVHGDPAMPNICRSETTFGFIDWEIAHIGDPARELHKAQKRLLESVDRGDDEQLVRALHEGYRQRAGSLPAGLDDRAPIYDAVLFLGTAGYFDKVVDSSDDSPEEVARWIETEMTERLTAIQ; encoded by the coding sequence ATGAACGAAAATAATACGACAGACGAAGATATCACGGCAGGTCTCACCTATGCGTTCCCCGAGCGAGAGATCGAGGCGGTGCGTCCCGCGGGACTGTCTTGGAACGACCTAAACGAGACAGTTCGTGTCGAGTTCGCCGACGGTCGATCGGCGTTTCTAAAGGTCGCCAGAGATGACGATGGGTCCAGAATCACCCGGGAGTGTGCCGTTATCGACTACGTCGACACATGCTGTGACGTGGACGTGCCAACGGTGGTTGCAAGCGATGCGACCAGTGAACCGCCGTATCTCGCTACAGCACCGATGTGTGAGCGGACTCTCGCATCTCAATGGGAAGAATTGAGCAGGACTGAACGGACAACTGTCCTGCGACAAGTTGGGGGTGCCATCGCTGAGGTACACTCCCAAAAATTCGATCACCACGGGCACATCGTAGATGGTGATGCAGACGGATTTGTGGTAGACACCGGATCGTGGACCACCATCCTCGTCGAACGAATCGAGATGATGCGAGAATTAGCGTCGGCAGATCGCTTCGAACATTACTTCGACGAAGTGGTCGAGGCCGTCAACACAAATCACGAACGTCTTGACCTCGCACCAGCGACTCTCGTTCACGGCGATCCGGCGATGCCAAACATCTGTCGAAGCGAAACGACGTTCGGTTTCATCGATTGGGAAATTGCGCATATTGGCGATCCCGCCAGGGAGCTTCATAAAGCACAAAAGCGGTTACTCGAATCGGTGGATCGTGGAGACGACGAGCAACTCGTACGCGCACTTCACGAAGGGTACCGACAACGCGCGGGTTCCTTGCCAGCCGGCCTCGATGATCGTGCACCGATCTACGATGCAGTTCTGTTCCTCGGGACGGCTGGATACTTCGACAAAGTCGTCGACTCCTCCGACGACTCACCCGAGGAAGTTGCGAGGTGGATTGAGACAGAGATGACTGAACGACTTACAGCAATTCAATAG
- a CDS encoding ABC transporter permease, whose protein sequence is MNVLDWQAIYGLWLRDTKRFLRTPSRIVGSLAMPLLFLVFMGFGFSGAAIPGLPEDVDYLQYLVPGIVGFTMLFGASFAGLSILADQEVGLLKEILVAPVSRTSIVLGRIAGGSTTALVQALSILGLSIPLGFAPVSLLSLPIAVVFLALLAITFVGFGIALASQFSDSEGFGLIVQFVIFPLFFLSGALYPLEGLPSSVRYLAYANPLTYGVDGLRGVLVGTSSFSVWLDFGALVVSSAVMVAIGATLFERVEAV, encoded by the coding sequence ATGAACGTCCTCGACTGGCAAGCGATCTACGGGCTCTGGCTGCGCGACACCAAGCGGTTCCTCCGGACGCCGTCGCGGATCGTGGGCTCGCTGGCGATGCCGCTGCTGTTTCTCGTCTTCATGGGGTTCGGGTTTTCGGGCGCGGCGATCCCCGGCCTCCCCGAGGACGTCGACTATCTGCAGTACCTCGTGCCCGGGATCGTCGGCTTCACCATGCTGTTCGGGGCCTCGTTCGCCGGGCTCTCGATCCTCGCGGATCAGGAGGTCGGCTTATTAAAAGAGATCCTCGTGGCCCCCGTGAGCCGCACGTCGATCGTCCTCGGCCGGATCGCGGGCGGATCGACGACGGCGCTCGTCCAGGCGCTGTCGATCCTCGGACTGTCGATTCCGCTCGGGTTCGCCCCCGTGAGCCTGCTCTCGCTGCCGATCGCCGTCGTCTTCCTCGCGCTGCTCGCGATCACGTTCGTCGGCTTCGGAATCGCGCTCGCCTCACAGTTCAGCGACAGCGAGGGGTTCGGCCTGATTGTCCAGTTCGTCATCTTCCCACTCTTTTTCCTCTCCGGAGCGCTGTACCCGCTCGAGGGACTCCCGAGTTCGGTGCGGTATCTGGCGTACGCGAACCCGTTGACCTACGGCGTCGACGGCCTGCGCGGCGTACTGGTTGGCACGTCGTCGTTCTCCGTCTGGCTCGATTTCGGCGCGCTCGTCGTCTCCTCAGCGGTGATGGTCGCGATCGGTGCGACGCTATTCGAGCGCGTCGAGGCGGTCTGA
- a CDS encoding ABC transporter ATP-binding protein has translation MNAIHVDGITKEFDGVTAVDDLSFAVERGELFGLLGPNGAGKSTLINMLVTLLPPTSGTATVNGHDVRSEKGAVRSSLGIVFQEPALDEELTGAENLAFHSRLYGQNGADRTDRIDEVLALVGLDAERDDPVGTYSGGMKRRLEIGRGLLHEPAVLFLDEPTVGLDARTRRDMWEYIERLNEDAGVSIVLTTHYIEEAEHLCDRVAIVDEGDIVAMDSPGALKASLGGDVVALEFAGDDVPSALLERLDERSWAREYTVVETGVRVTVDDGDARIADLVRLADETDARISAVDLREPTLENVFLDLTDRSGASDERSGTRLEAGGDTGARGDASTAASSVGTNGDRSNANTDADTDTGDRSSRASTEDRR, from the coding sequence ATGAATGCGATACACGTCGACGGAATTACCAAGGAGTTCGACGGCGTTACCGCCGTCGACGACCTGTCGTTCGCGGTCGAGCGCGGCGAACTGTTCGGCCTGCTCGGTCCGAACGGGGCCGGCAAATCCACGCTGATCAATATGCTGGTGACGCTCCTGCCGCCAACGTCGGGAACCGCGACCGTCAACGGCCACGACGTCCGGTCCGAAAAGGGAGCCGTCCGGTCCAGTCTGGGCATCGTCTTTCAGGAACCCGCCCTCGACGAGGAGCTCACCGGCGCGGAGAACCTGGCCTTTCACTCGCGATTGTATGGCCAGAACGGGGCCGACCGAACCGACCGCATCGACGAGGTGCTCGCACTCGTCGGCCTCGACGCGGAGCGTGACGACCCCGTCGGCACCTACTCCGGCGGGATGAAACGCCGCCTCGAGATCGGCCGCGGCCTGCTGCACGAACCGGCGGTCCTCTTTCTCGACGAGCCGACCGTCGGCCTCGACGCGCGCACCCGCCGGGACATGTGGGAGTACATCGAACGACTGAACGAGGACGCCGGCGTTTCGATCGTCCTGACGACTCACTACATCGAGGAGGCCGAGCACCTTTGCGATCGCGTCGCGATCGTCGACGAGGGCGACATCGTCGCGATGGACTCGCCGGGAGCGCTCAAAGCGTCGCTCGGCGGCGACGTGGTCGCTCTCGAGTTCGCGGGCGACGACGTCCCGTCCGCGTTGCTCGAGCGACTCGACGAGCGATCGTGGGCCCGCGAGTACACCGTCGTCGAGACCGGCGTTCGCGTCACGGTCGATGACGGCGACGCCCGGATCGCCGACCTCGTCAGACTTGCCGACGAGACCGACGCCCGAATCTCCGCGGTCGACCTCCGCGAACCGACCCTCGAGAACGTCTTCCTCGACCTGACCGATCGGTCGGGCGCGAGCGACGAGCGCAGCGGGACTCGCCTCGAGGCCGGCGGCGATACCGGAGCGAGAGGCGATGCATCGACCGCTGCCTCGAGCGTGGGAACGAACGGCGACCGCTCGAACGCGAACACGGATGCGGACACCGATACGGGTGACCGCTCGAGTCGGGCCTCCACGGAGGACCGGCGATGA